A window from Paludisphaera rhizosphaerae encodes these proteins:
- a CDS encoding EF-hand domain-containing protein, whose protein sequence is MKLRALLRALTFAAFLSLLASAAAFAQRPAGPRFGGGPPDGPPGGGRMDEQRSPLAEALDLNGDGVLSAEEIRKASESLQTLDRDGDGRIDRSELRPAADAGSGRGGPRMGAGRRGPGGPGGPGFGGPRGPGGEGVGPGPGGPEPRLGDVLPPFVRQDVRLTPDQEMKLQALGADVRTRLGSILTRDQIAQCEESMRRGPEGGGGAPGGEGPPRGPQGRRSRGDDETIPQRPRRPE, encoded by the coding sequence CCTGACGTTCGCTGCTTTCTTGTCGCTGCTCGCCTCGGCCGCGGCCTTCGCACAGAGGCCGGCCGGCCCTCGTTTCGGCGGAGGGCCGCCGGACGGTCCCCCTGGCGGCGGTCGGATGGACGAACAACGGTCCCCGCTGGCGGAGGCCCTGGACCTGAACGGCGACGGCGTCCTCTCCGCCGAGGAGATTCGCAAAGCTTCCGAGTCTCTCCAGACCCTCGACCGCGATGGCGACGGCCGCATCGACCGCTCCGAGCTGCGGCCGGCGGCCGACGCGGGCTCCGGTCGCGGAGGTCCGCGCATGGGTGCCGGGCGTCGCGGCCCTGGCGGCCCAGGAGGGCCAGGCTTCGGCGGCCCGAGAGGGCCAGGTGGCGAGGGGGTCGGCCCTGGTCCCGGCGGACCGGAGCCTCGGCTCGGCGATGTGTTGCCCCCTTTCGTCCGGCAGGACGTCCGACTCACTCCCGACCAGGAGATGAAACTCCAGGCCCTGGGGGCCGACGTGCGGACGAGGCTCGGCTCCATCCTGACCCGCGACCAGATCGCGCAGTGCGAGGAGTCGATGCGCCGGGGACCTGAAGGAGGCGGCGGCGCGCCCGGCGGCGAGGGCCCTCCCCGAGGCCCCCAGGGCCGCCGGTCGCGAGGAGACGACGAGACGATCCCACAGCGTCCGAGGCGGCCCGAGTGA
- a CDS encoding YHYH protein, with amino-acid sequence MNDRTLPRLGAWFWIITLVATGVQALGGDGLPARPSPTVASSDGMEPVGGRWYLRRGESPTYYYKDGDLYVDLFSYHMQDSNKDGIANLKIRHDGRFLRVDSQGYPDHPTAIFPNSRNPNRIEVQDFHFAFPLEPKRASRITRVPGGEIGMAINGVVFFNPFEAGGMNALAGYSEIWLDACCGHPQQEGVYHYHKYPSCVKTPFADEGRGHSPILGFAFDGFPLHGPYEEAGKMARDLTGDRALDVCNGHEDPSRGYHYHVTPGRFPYLIGGYAGVPEPSNNRHLARMPSGAIEDNAEGVSRVDAGVRSVTPGTVKRGESHTIRIMMDPQTARGGLPPGKPSWVQFGPYEASKIERQGDVILAEVAVPKDASLGVTVDLHVEFGAAGGRGRVMVFKKNDVLRVVD; translated from the coding sequence ATGAACGACCGCACGCTCCCGCGCCTGGGCGCCTGGTTCTGGATCATCACCCTGGTCGCGACGGGCGTGCAGGCCCTCGGCGGCGATGGTCTTCCCGCACGACCGTCGCCGACCGTCGCCTCCTCCGACGGGATGGAGCCCGTCGGCGGCAGGTGGTATCTCCGTCGCGGGGAGTCGCCGACGTACTACTACAAGGACGGCGACCTCTACGTCGACCTCTTCTCGTACCACATGCAGGACTCGAACAAGGACGGGATCGCCAACCTGAAAATCCGCCACGACGGGCGGTTCCTCCGGGTGGACAGCCAGGGCTACCCGGACCATCCCACGGCGATCTTCCCCAACAGCCGGAACCCGAACCGGATCGAGGTCCAGGACTTCCACTTCGCCTTTCCGCTCGAACCGAAGAGGGCGTCGAGAATCACGCGGGTCCCGGGGGGCGAGATCGGGATGGCCATCAACGGGGTCGTCTTCTTCAATCCGTTCGAGGCCGGCGGGATGAACGCGCTGGCGGGGTATTCGGAGATCTGGCTCGACGCCTGCTGCGGCCATCCCCAGCAGGAGGGTGTGTACCACTACCACAAGTACCCGAGCTGCGTGAAGACCCCCTTCGCCGACGAGGGCCGCGGCCACTCGCCGATCCTGGGTTTCGCCTTTGACGGCTTCCCGCTCCACGGGCCTTACGAGGAAGCCGGCAAGATGGCCCGCGACCTGACGGGCGACCGGGCGCTCGACGTCTGCAACGGGCATGAGGACCCTTCGCGGGGCTACCACTACCACGTTACGCCGGGTCGGTTCCCCTACCTCATCGGCGGCTACGCCGGCGTTCCGGAGCCGTCGAACAATCGGCACCTCGCGCGGATGCCCTCGGGCGCCATTGAGGACAACGCGGAGGGCGTCAGCCGGGTCGACGCCGGGGTGCGGTCGGTCACGCCCGGGACGGTCAAGCGCGGCGAGTCCCACACGATCCGGATCATGATGGACCCCCAGACGGCCCGCGGCGGGCTCCCCCCGGGCAAGCCGAGCTGGGTCCAGTTCGGGCCCTATGAGGCATCGAAGATCGAGCGCCAGGGAGACGTGATCCTCGCCGAGGTCGCCGTGCCCAAAGACGCCTCGCTGGGCGTGACCGTCGACCTGCACGTCGAGTTCGGCGCCGCCGGCGGTCGTGGTCGGGTCATGGTGTTCAAGAAGAACGACGTCCTCCGGGTGGTCGATTGA